In one window of Arctopsyche grandis isolate Sample6627 chromosome 6, ASM5162203v2, whole genome shotgun sequence DNA:
- the LOC143913240 gene encoding uncharacterized protein LOC143913240 isoform X1 has translation MECRLCLCFTPVGSSVSIHDYPHPLVQRILACCQLQVNKDDLLPDTICLLCNNNLELLSNFRNMCIQNEETQKLRLPGILNIKNEETILDDLIWEDEVVIDSTSNVCQLAVDDEINQSSISGKEFLVRDHSKQNALLIENDESVNTGKSTLQNPYRCEVCLLSFTHRSTLNKHLKIHNKDRLFECNICSKSFTQKRNLVAHMKLHVGTKALKCEMCPKLFIYENVLREHINSHKGIKPFQCEVCLISFTHKSAFGRHVKTHNWERLFKCDICAESFAFKRYLVNHIKSHSEIKPYHCEICMVSFAHRYRFNRHAKTHTGEKLFQCDICSKSFTQKHNLEYHIKSHTGINEYHCKVCQLSFACKYRLKRHAQTHDGEEPLKCDICSKSFTLKRNLVVHMNSHRGMKSYQCEICLISFTHRSSHWRHLKTHTDDRRFRCEMCSKSFMAKASLVEHMNSHKGIKPYQCEVCFNSFTHKSGFSRHVKTHTIVRLFE, from the exons ATGGAATGTAGACTTTGTCTCTGTTTTACTCCAGTCGGGTCTTCTGTCTCCATCCACGATTATCCTCATCCACTAGTTCAACGCATTTTGGCCTGCTGTCAGCTACAA gTTAACAAAGACGATTTATTGCCAGATACGATATGTCTTTTATGTAATAACAATCTTGAATTGTTAAGCAATTTTAGAAACATGTGTATTCAGAATGAAGAAACACAGAAACTAAGGCTGCCCGggattttaaatatcaaaaatgaaGAAACTATATTGGATGATTTAATTTGGGAGGATGAGGTTGTAATTGATTCAACATCAAATGTCTGTCAACTGGCTGTTGACGatgaaattaatcaatcaaGCATTTCGGGAAAAGAGTTTTTAGTAAGAGATCATTCAAAGCAAAACgcattattaattgaaaatgatgaatcg GTCAACACAGGAAAATCCACGCTGCAAAACCCATACCGATGTGAAGTTTGTTTGCTTTCATTTACTCATAGGTCTacattaaataaacatttaaaaatacacaacaAGGACAGACTGTTCGAGTGCAATATTTGTTCAAAGTCGTTCACTCAGAAGCGTAATCTAGTGGCTCATATGAAACTGCACGTTGGAACCAAAGCGCTTAAATGCGAAATGTGTCCTAAACTGTTCATTTATGAAAATGTTCTCAGGGAGCATATAAATTCCCACAAAGGAATAAAACCATTCCAATGTGAAGtttgtttgatttcattcactCATAAGTCTGCCTTCGGTAGACATGTGAAAACTCACAACTGGGAGAGACTGTTCAAATGCGATATTTGCGCAGAGTCGTTTGCTTTTAAGCGTTACCTGGTGAATCATATAAAATCTCACTCTGAGATAAAACCGTACCATTGTGAAATTTGTATGGTTTCATTCGCTCACAGGTACAGGTTCAACCGTCATGCGAAAACTCACACCGGAGAGAAACTATTCCAATGCGATATTTGTTCAAAGTCGTTCACTCAGAAGCATAACTTGGAATATCATATAAAATCTCACACTGGGATAAATGAATACCATTGCAAAGTGTGTCAGCTTTCATTCGCTTGCAAGTACAGGCTCAAGCGTCATGCACAAACTCACGATGGAGAGGAACCACTCAAATGCGATATTTGTTCGAAGTCCTTCACTCTGAAGCGTAACCTGGTGGTTCATATGAATTCCCACAGAGGCATGAAATCATatcaatgtgaaatttgtttgatttcattcactCATAGGTCTAGCCACTGGCGACACTTAAAAACTCACACTGACGACAGACGGTTCAGATGCGAAATGTGTTCCAAGTCGTTCATGGCTAAAGCTAGCCTTGTGGAGCATATGAATTCCCACAAAGGAATTAAACCATACCAGTGTGAAGTTTGTTTCAATTCATTCACTCATAAATCCGGCTTCAGTAGGCATGTAAAAACTCACACTATTGTGAGACTGTTCGAATAA
- the LOC143912533 gene encoding LOW QUALITY PROTEIN: uncharacterized protein LOC143912533 (The sequence of the model RefSeq protein was modified relative to this genomic sequence to represent the inferred CDS: deleted 1 base in 1 codon; substituted 1 base at 1 genomic stop codon) has product MECRLCLSSAPTVSIHDNSHPLAQLIRTCCRLPVKRGDGLPDGICLSCINTLELLSSFRNDCLQSNETSTLTLNESLNVKTEEVLLEDLIWEDESDVDSSPNVCNDEANDWKSSALERSVSKQNIYLMENITSPMHVGKDISSDFGAGDAGIPSEECPSPNIYQCDICLKSFSQKSTIVKHLSFHTEEKSFSKESDLLTSIKCHPGIKSSKREVCTKMFTQKGYLDGGIKSHTGEKPHKCDVCLKSFSRIDNLHTHMRTHTGEKPHKCDVCLKSFSRIDGLHTHMRTHTGEKPHKCDICLKSFALKRHLKSHMRTHTGEKPHKCDVCLKSFAEKSSLISHMRTHTGEKPHKCDVCLKSFSRIDGLHTHMRTHTGEKPHKCDICLKSYAEKRYLKSHMITHTGEKPHKCDVCLKSFAEKSYLISHMRTHTREQPHKCDVCLKPFSHISNLHKHMRSHTGEKPHKCEVCLKSFSRIDSLHTHMRTHTGEKPHKCDICLKSYALKRHLKSHIRTHTGEKPHKCDVCLKSFSRIYSLHTHMRTHTGEKPHKCDVCLKSFAEKSYLKSHMRTHTGEKPHKCDVCLKPFSHISNLHTHMRSHTGEKPQKYEVCLKSFSRIDGLHTHMGEKPHKCDICLKSFALKRHLKSHMRTHTGEKPHKCDVCLKPFSHISNLHTHMRSHTEKSHKCEVCLKSFSRIDSLHTHMRTHTGEKPHKCDVCLXSFAEKSYLISHMRTHTREQPHKCDVCLKTFSHISNLHKHMRSHTGEKPHKCEVCLKSFSRIDSLHTHMRTHTGEKPHKCDICLKSYALKRHLKSHIRTHTGEKPHKCDVCLKSFSRIYSLHTHMITHTGEKPHKCDVCLKSFAEKSYLISHMRTHTREQPHKCDVCLKSFSRIDSLHTHMRTHTGEKPHKCDICLKSYALKRHLKSHIRTHTGEKPHKCDVCLKSFSRIYSLHTHMRTHTGEKPHKCDVCLKSFAEKSYLKSHMRTHTGEKPHKCDVCLKPFSHISNLHTHMRSHTGEKPQKYEPHKCDICLKSFALKRHLKSHMRTHTGEKPHKCDVCLKPFSHIRIPGWNFEKYSTTRILKKSSNMASLIQIIQIRYN; this is encoded by the exons atggagtgcaggctttgtcttagTTCTGCTCCGACTGTCTCCATCCACGACAATTCTCATCCACTGGCACAGCTCATACGAACCTGTTGTCGACTGCCG gttaaaagaggtgACGGCTTGCCAGATGGGATATGCCTTTCGTGTATCAACACTCTGGAATTGCTCAGCAGTTTTCGAAACGATTGTCTTCAAAGCAACGAAACTTCGACGCTGACGTTGAATGAGAGTTTGAATGTGAAGACGGAAGAAGTTTtactggaagatttaatatgggaggaTGAATCAGATGTTGATTCGTCACCAAATGTTTGTAATGACGAGGCGAATGACTGGAAATCTAGTGCCTTAGAAAGAAgcgtttcaaaacaaaatatctatttgatggaaaatattacatctCCG ATGCACGTAGGAAAGGATATTTCGAGTGATTTTGGGGCTGGTGATGCTGGAATTCCATCGGAAGAGTGTCCTTCACCGAATATTtaccaatgtgatatttgtttaaaatcattttctcaaaaatctactATTGTGAAACATTTGTCTTTTCACACTGAAGAAAAATCGTTTTCAAAAGAAAGTGATCTTCTTACAAGCATAAAATGTCACCCTGGAATAAAATCAAGCAAACGTGAAGTTTGTACAAAAATGTTTACTCAAAAAGGATATCTTGATGGAGGCATTAaatctcacactggggaaaagccacacaaatgtgatgtttgcttaaaatcatttagtcgTATTGATAATCTTCATACACAcatgagaactcacacgggggaaaagccacacaaatgtgatgtttgcttaaaatcatttagtcgAATTGATGGTCTTCATACACAcatgagaactcacacgggggaaaagccacacaaatgtgatatttgcttaaaatcatttgcctTAAAAAGGCATCTTAAATCACAcatgagaactcacacgggggaaaagccacacaaatgtgatgtttgtttaaaatcatttgccgaAAAAAGTTCTCTTATATCACAcatgagaactcacacgggggaaaagccacacaaatgtgatgtttgcttaaaatcatttagtcgAATTGATGGTCTTCATACACAcatgagaactcacacgggggaaaagccacacaaatgtgatatttgcttaaaatcatacgCCGAAAAAAGGTATCTTAAATCACACATGataactcacacgggggaaaagccacacaaatgtgatgtttgtttaaaatcatttgccgaAAAAAGTTATCTTATATCACACATGAGAACTCACACGAGGGAacagccacacaaatgtgatgtttgcttAAAACCATTTAGTCACATTAGTAATCTTCATAAACAcatgagatctcacacaggggaaaaaccacacaaatgcgaggtttgcttaaaatcatttagtcgAATTGATAGTCTTCATACACAcatgagaactcacacgggggaaaagccacacaaatgtgatatttgcttaaaatcatacgCCTTAAAAAGGCATCTTAAATCACACataagaactcacacgggggaaaagccacacaaatgtgatgtttgcttaaaatcatttagtcgAATTTATAGTCTTCATACACAcatgagaactcacacgggggaaaagccacacaaatgtgatgtttgtttaaaatcatttgccgaAAAAAGTTATCTTAAATCACAcatgagaactcacacgggggaaaagccacacaaatgtgatgtttgcttAAAACCATTTAGTCACATTAGTAATCTTCATACACAcatgagatctcacacaggggaaaaacCACAGAAATACGaggtttgcttaaaatcatttagtcgAATTGATGGTCTTCATACACACATgggggaaaagccacacaaatgtgatatttgcttaaaatcatttgcctTAAAAAGGCATCTTAAATCACAcatgagaactcacacgggggaaaagccacacaaatgtgatgtttgcttAAAACCATTTAGTCACATTAGTAATCTTCATACAcacatgagatctcacacg gaaaaatcacacaaatgcgaggtttgcttaaaatcatttagtcgAATTGATAGTCTTCATACACAcatgagaactcacacgggggaaaagccacacaaatgtgatgtttgtttATAATCATTTGCCGAAAAAAGTTATCTTATATCACACATGAGAACTCACACGAGGGAacagccacacaaatgtgatgtttgcttAAAAACATTTAGTCACATTAGTAATCTTCATAAACAcatgagatctcacacaggggaaaaaccacacaaatgcgaggtttgcttaaaatcatttagtcgAATTGATAGTCTTCATACACAcatgagaactcacacgggggaaaagccacacaaatgtgatatttgcttaaaatcatacgCCTTAAAAAGGCATCTTAAATCACACataagaactcacacgggggaaaagccacacaaatgtgatgtttgcttaaaatcatttagtcgAATTTATAGTCTTCATACACACATGataactcacacgggggaaaagccacacaaatgtgatgtttgtttaaaatcatttgccgaAAAAAGTTATCTTATATCACACATGAGAACTCACACGAGGGAacagccacacaaatgtgat gtttgcttaaaatcatttagtcgAATTGATAGTCTTCATACACAcatgagaactcacacgggggaaaagccacacaaatgtgatatttgcttaaaatcatacgCCTTAAAAAGGCATCTTAAATCACACataagaactcacacgggggaaaagccacacaaatgtgatgtttgcttaaaatcatttagtcgAATTTATAGTCTTCATACACAcatgagaactcacacgggggaaaagccacacaaatgtgatgtttgtttaaaatcatttgccgaAAAAAGTTATCTTAAATCACAcatgagaactcacacgggggaaaagccacacaaatgtgatgtttgcttAAAACCATTTAGTCACATTAGTAATCTTCATACACAcatgagatctcacacaggggaaaaacCACAGAAATACGag ccacacaaatgtgatatttgcttaaaatcatttgcctTAAAAAGGCATCTTAAATCACAcatgagaactcacacgggggaaaagccacacaaatgtgatgtttgcttAAAACCATTTAGTCACATTA GAATTCCCGGTTggaattttgagaaatattcgACTACCCGGATACTAAAAAAGTCGAGTAATATGGCATCCTTAATCCAGATTATACagattagg tacaaTTAA
- the LOC143913241 gene encoding uncharacterized protein LOC143913241: protein MECRLCLSSAPTVSIHDNPHPLAQLIRTCCRLPVKRGDRLPDAICISCINTLELLSSFRNDCLQSNETSKLTLNESLNVKPEEVLLEDLIWKDESDVDPSPNVCNVEANDWKSSAVERSDSQQNIYLRENITSPMHVGKDISSDFGAGDAGIPSEESPLSNIYQCDTCLKSFTLKNSVRKHMRCHTGKKPHKCEVCLKPFSQIGNLHTHMRTHTGEKPHKCDICLKSFTQINSLAIHMRCHTGEKPHKCEVCLKSFSRIDSLHKHMRSHTGEKPHKCDVCLKSFSQISNLYTHMRTHMVEKPYKCNICLETFSVKIIFSKHVKTHKAEKPHKCNICLKSFTQINNLGIHMRSHTGEKPHKCEVCLKSFSRIDSLHKHMRSHTGEKPHKCNICLKSFSQSSNLYTHMRTHTVEKPYKCNICLESFSVKHCLNIHMKTHKAEIPYKCDICLNSFTKKSSLGRHVISHTKAKPCKCDV from the exons atggagtgcaggctttgtcttagTTCTGCTCCGACTGTCTCCATCCACGACAATCCTCATCCACTGGCACAACTCATACGAACCTGTTGTCGACTGCCG gttaaaagaggtgACAGGTTACCAGATGCGATCTGTATTTCGTGTATCAACACTCTGGAATTGCTCAGCAGTTTTCGAAACGATTGTCTTCAAAGCAACGAAACGTCGAAGCTGACGTTGAATGAGAGTTTGAATGTAAAGCCGGAAGAAGTTTtactggaagatttaatatggaagGATGAATCAGATGTTGATCCGTCACCAAATGTTTGTAATGTCGAGGCGAATGACTGGAAATCTAGTGCCGTAGAAAGAAGCGATTCCCAACAAAATATCTATTTGAGGGAAAATATTACATCTCCG ATGCACGTAGGAAAGGATATTTCGAGTGATTTTGGGGCTGGTGATGCTGGAATTCCATCGGAAGAGTCTCCATTGTCGAATATTTACCAATGTGATACTTGTTTGAAATCCTTTACTCTTAAAAATAGTGTTCGTAAACACATGAGATGTCACACGGGgaaaaaaccacacaaatgtgaggtTTGCTTAAAACCATTTAGTCAAATTGGTAATCTTCATACACAcatgagaactcacacgggggaaaagccacacaaatgtgatatttgtttgaaatccttTACTCAAATAAATAGTCTTGCTATACACATGAGATGTCACACAGGggaaaaaccacacaaatgtgaggtttgcttaaaatcatttagtcgAATTGATAGTCTTCATAAACatatgagatctcacacgggggaaaagccgcacaaatgtgatgtttgcttaaaatcatttagccAAATTAGTAATCTTTATACACACATGAGAACTCACATGgtggaaaagccatacaaatgtaatatttgtttagaaacattttctgtaaaaattatttttagtaaacACGTGAAAACACACAAAGCggaaaaaccacacaaatgtaatatttgtttgaaatccttTACTCAAATAAATAATCTTGGTATACAcatgagatctcacacaggggaaaaaccacacaaatgcgagGTTTGCTTAAAATCGTTTAGTCGAATTGATAGTCTTCATAAACatatgagatctcacacgggggaaaagccacacaaatgtaatatttgcttaaaatcatttagtcaaAGTAGTAATCTTTATACACACATGAGAACTCACACGgtggaaaagccatacaaatgtaatatttgtttagaATCATTTTCCGTAAAACATTGTCTTAATATACACATGAAAACACACAAGGCGGAAataccatacaaatgtgatatttgtttgaattcctttacaaaaaaaagtagtcTTGGTAGACACGTGATATCTCACACAAAAGCAAAGCCATGCAAATGTGATGTTTGA
- the LOC143912938 gene encoding uncharacterized protein LOC143912938, whose product MECRLCLGSAPTVSIHDNPHPLAQLIQTSCRLQVKRGDGLPDAICLSCINTLELLSSFRNDCLQSNGTSKLTLNESLNVKTENVLLEDLIWKDESDGDSSPNVCNDEANDFKSSALERSVSKQNIYLMENITSPIHVGKDISSDFGADVTGVPSEKSPLSNIYQCDICLKSFTQKDSVRKHMRCHTGKKPHKCEVCLKSFSRMNNLHAHMRTHTGEKPHKCDICLKSFSQISYLHRHMGIHTGEKPYKCNICLKSFAVKSYLSIHVKTHNGEKPYKCNICLKSYTLKNNLDKHMICHTGEIHKCEVCLKSFIRIDSLHIHMRSHTGEKPHKCDLCLKSFSAKNYLSIHLKTHKGEKPYKCDICLKSFALKNNLATHMVCHTREKPHKCKACLKSFSRIDGLHKHMKSHTGEKPHKCDICLKSFTFKNSLSVHLETHKGEKPHKCDICLKSFSVKSYLNLHVKRHRGEKPHKCNVCLKSFSQSNNLHTHMRTHTGEKPYKCDVCLKTFRQISNLHTHMKTHKGEKPHKCDN is encoded by the exons atggagtgcaggctttgtcttggttCTGCTCCGACTGTCTCCATTCACGACAATCCTCATCCACTGGCACAGCTCATACAAACCTCTTGTCGACTGCAG gttaaaagaggtgACGGGTTACCAGATGCGATATGCCTCTCGTGTATCAACACTCTGGAATTGCTCAGCAGTTTTCGAAACGATTGTCTTCAAAGCAACGGAACGTCGAAGCTGACGTTGAATGAGAGTTTGAATGTGAAGACGGAAAATGTTTtactggaagatttaatatggaagGATGAATCAGATGGTGATTCGTCACCAAATGTTTGTAATGACGAGGCGAATGACTTCAAATCTAGTGCCTTAGAAAGAAgcgtttcaaaacaaaatatctatttgatggaaaatattacatctCCG ATACACGTAGGAAAGGATATTTCGAGTGATTTTGGGGCAGATGTTACTGGAGTTCCATCGGAAAAGTCTCCATTATCGAATATTtaccaatgtgatatttgtttgaaatccttTACTCAAAAAGATAGTGTACGTAAACACATGAGATGTCACACGGGgaaaaaaccacacaaatgtgaggtttgcttaaaatcatttagtcgAATGAATAATCTTCATGCACAcatgagaactcacacgggggaaaagccacacaaatgtgatatttgcttaaaatcatttagtcaaATTAGTTATCTTCATAGACACATGGGAattcacacgggggaaaagccatacaaatgtaatatttgtttaaaatcatttgctgtAAAAAGTTATCTTAGTATACACGTGAAAACACACAACggggaaaaaccatacaaatgtaatatttgtttgaaatcctATACTCTAAAAAATAATCTTGATAAACACATGATATGTCACACAGGGGAAATACACAAATGCGaggtttgcttaaaatcatttattcgaattgATAGTCTTCATATAcacatgagatctcacacgggggaaaagccacacaaatgtgatctttgcttaaaatcattttctgcaaaaaattatcttagtATACACCTGAAAACACACAAAggggaaaaaccatacaaatgtgatatttgtttgaaatccttTGCTCTAAAAAATAATCTTGCTACACACATGGTATGTCACACACGggaaaaaccacacaaatgcaaGGCTTGCTTGAAATCATTTAGTCGAATTGATGGTCTTCATAAACACATGAaatctcacacaggggaaaagccacacaaatgtgatatttgcttaaaatcgtttacttttaaaaattcTCTTAGTGTGCACCTGGAAACGCACAAAGGggaaaaaccacacaaatgcgatatttgtttgaaatcattttctgTAAAAAGTTATCTTAATTTACACGTGAAAAGGCACAGAGGggaaaaaccacacaaatgtaatgtttgcttaaaatcatttagtcaaAGTAATAATCTTCATACACAcatgagaactcacacgggggaaaagccatacaaatgtgatgtttgcttAAAAACATTTAGACAAATTAGTAATCTTCATACACACATGAAAACGCACAAAGGggaaaaaccacacaaatgtgataatTGA
- the LOC143913240 gene encoding uncharacterized protein LOC143913240 isoform X2, producing MECRLCLCFTPVGSSVSIHDYPHPLVQRILACCQLQVNKDDLLPDTICLLCNNNLELLSNFRNMCIQNEETQKLRLPGILNIKNEETILDDLIWEDEVVIDSTSNVCQLAVDDEINQSSISGKEFLVNTGKSTLQNPYRCEVCLLSFTHRSTLNKHLKIHNKDRLFECNICSKSFTQKRNLVAHMKLHVGTKALKCEMCPKLFIYENVLREHINSHKGIKPFQCEVCLISFTHKSAFGRHVKTHNWERLFKCDICAESFAFKRYLVNHIKSHSEIKPYHCEICMVSFAHRYRFNRHAKTHTGEKLFQCDICSKSFTQKHNLEYHIKSHTGINEYHCKVCQLSFACKYRLKRHAQTHDGEEPLKCDICSKSFTLKRNLVVHMNSHRGMKSYQCEICLISFTHRSSHWRHLKTHTDDRRFRCEMCSKSFMAKASLVEHMNSHKGIKPYQCEVCFNSFTHKSGFSRHVKTHTIVRLFE from the exons ATGGAATGTAGACTTTGTCTCTGTTTTACTCCAGTCGGGTCTTCTGTCTCCATCCACGATTATCCTCATCCACTAGTTCAACGCATTTTGGCCTGCTGTCAGCTACAA gTTAACAAAGACGATTTATTGCCAGATACGATATGTCTTTTATGTAATAACAATCTTGAATTGTTAAGCAATTTTAGAAACATGTGTATTCAGAATGAAGAAACACAGAAACTAAGGCTGCCCGggattttaaatatcaaaaatgaaGAAACTATATTGGATGATTTAATTTGGGAGGATGAGGTTGTAATTGATTCAACATCAAATGTCTGTCAACTGGCTGTTGACGatgaaattaatcaatcaaGCATTTCGGGAAAAGAGTTTTTA GTCAACACAGGAAAATCCACGCTGCAAAACCCATACCGATGTGAAGTTTGTTTGCTTTCATTTACTCATAGGTCTacattaaataaacatttaaaaatacacaacaAGGACAGACTGTTCGAGTGCAATATTTGTTCAAAGTCGTTCACTCAGAAGCGTAATCTAGTGGCTCATATGAAACTGCACGTTGGAACCAAAGCGCTTAAATGCGAAATGTGTCCTAAACTGTTCATTTATGAAAATGTTCTCAGGGAGCATATAAATTCCCACAAAGGAATAAAACCATTCCAATGTGAAGtttgtttgatttcattcactCATAAGTCTGCCTTCGGTAGACATGTGAAAACTCACAACTGGGAGAGACTGTTCAAATGCGATATTTGCGCAGAGTCGTTTGCTTTTAAGCGTTACCTGGTGAATCATATAAAATCTCACTCTGAGATAAAACCGTACCATTGTGAAATTTGTATGGTTTCATTCGCTCACAGGTACAGGTTCAACCGTCATGCGAAAACTCACACCGGAGAGAAACTATTCCAATGCGATATTTGTTCAAAGTCGTTCACTCAGAAGCATAACTTGGAATATCATATAAAATCTCACACTGGGATAAATGAATACCATTGCAAAGTGTGTCAGCTTTCATTCGCTTGCAAGTACAGGCTCAAGCGTCATGCACAAACTCACGATGGAGAGGAACCACTCAAATGCGATATTTGTTCGAAGTCCTTCACTCTGAAGCGTAACCTGGTGGTTCATATGAATTCCCACAGAGGCATGAAATCATatcaatgtgaaatttgtttgatttcattcactCATAGGTCTAGCCACTGGCGACACTTAAAAACTCACACTGACGACAGACGGTTCAGATGCGAAATGTGTTCCAAGTCGTTCATGGCTAAAGCTAGCCTTGTGGAGCATATGAATTCCCACAAAGGAATTAAACCATACCAGTGTGAAGTTTGTTTCAATTCATTCACTCATAAATCCGGCTTCAGTAGGCATGTAAAAACTCACACTATTGTGAGACTGTTCGAATAA